The following are encoded together in the Roseobacter denitrificans OCh 114 genome:
- a CDS encoding branched-chain amino acid ABC transporter permease, with amino-acid sequence MNPVLKNTMLFAIVGAMILYTGFTQSWNTALVIVNMGLISAIMALGVNLQWGFAGLFNVGIMGFVALGGLAAVLIGAPPTPGAWSAGGWNILSAFVFALVMVVVVVSVRRRMAAGWPRKIVVLALLIVGFFIYRALFDPGVEAIESINPAATGNIGGLGIDRGLWVTLAWPVGGLFAAAAAWVIGKTALGLRSDYLAIATLGIAEIIIAVLKNEDWLARGVKNVVGLPRPTPNEIDLQNDPAFVERAAGFGVDAVTASTLYVKLMYAGLFTVVLVVLLVLAQRALHSPWGRMMRAIRDNEVAAEAMGKDVTARHLQIFVLGSAICGIAGAMMTTLDGQLTPGTYQPLRFTFLVWVMVIVGGSGNNFGAILGGFLIWFLWVQVEPMGLWLMELITSGMPDGSALKAHLIDSAAHMRLFTMGMVLLLVLRFSPRGLIPEK; translated from the coding sequence ATGAACCCGGTGCTGAAAAATACCATGCTGTTTGCGATCGTGGGCGCAATGATCCTCTATACCGGTTTCACGCAAAGCTGGAACACGGCGCTTGTGATCGTCAACATGGGGCTGATTTCGGCGATCATGGCGCTGGGTGTGAACCTGCAATGGGGGTTTGCGGGGCTGTTCAACGTCGGCATCATGGGTTTTGTGGCCCTTGGCGGTCTGGCGGCGGTTCTCATCGGTGCGCCGCCAACACCCGGCGCATGGAGCGCGGGGGGATGGAATATCCTGAGCGCATTCGTCTTTGCCCTTGTGATGGTGGTAGTGGTCGTCAGCGTGCGCCGGCGCATGGCCGCTGGCTGGCCGCGTAAAATCGTCGTGCTGGCGCTGCTGATCGTTGGTTTCTTCATCTATCGCGCCTTGTTCGATCCCGGTGTTGAGGCAATCGAGTCGATAAATCCCGCGGCGACGGGCAATATCGGCGGGCTGGGCATTGATCGCGGGCTTTGGGTGACGCTGGCCTGGCCCGTTGGGGGGCTGTTTGCGGCGGCTGCGGCGTGGGTCATTGGCAAAACCGCGCTGGGATTACGTTCAGATTATCTGGCGATTGCCACGCTTGGCATTGCGGAGATCATCATTGCCGTTCTCAAGAACGAAGACTGGCTCGCGCGCGGTGTTAAGAACGTCGTGGGCCTGCCGCGCCCCACGCCCAATGAAATCGATCTGCAAAACGACCCGGCCTTCGTGGAGCGCGCCGCAGGCTTTGGGGTGGATGCGGTCACTGCGTCGACACTTTATGTCAAGCTGATGTACGCGGGGCTCTTTACGGTTGTGCTCGTGGTCCTGCTGGTGCTGGCGCAGCGCGCGCTGCACAGCCCATGGGGCCGGATGATGCGCGCCATTCGCGACAATGAAGTGGCAGCCGAAGCCATGGGCAAGGACGTCACCGCGCGGCATTTGCAAATCTTTGTTCTCGGGTCTGCCATTTGCGGCATTGCTGGGGCGATGATGACGACATTGGATGGCCAGTTGACGCCCGGCACCTATCAACCCTTGCGCTTTACCTTTCTGGTCTGGGTGATGGTCATCGTAGGCGGGTCCGGCAACAACTTTGGCGCGATCCTCGGCGGTTTCCTGATCTGGTTTCTATGGGTGCAGGTTGAACCGATGGGCCTTTGGTTGATGGAATTGATCACATCCGGCATGCCTGATGGGTCCGCGCTCAAGGCGCATCTGATCGACTCTGCGGCGCATATGCGGCTGTTTACCATGGGCATGGTCCTGCTCTTGGTATTGCGGTTCAGCCCGCGCGGGCTGATCCCGGAAAAGTAA
- a CDS encoding branched-chain amino acid ABC transporter permease gives MDLLNAIIALLNFVIVPGMAYGAQLALGALGVTLIYGILRFSNFAHGDTMAFGAMVTVLFTWLFQNWGLSLGPLPTALLALPFGILACMGLLLLTDRMVYRFYREQKAKPVILVIVSLGVTFILNGIVRFIIGPDDQRFTDGERFIISARTFREMTGLREGLAIKTTQGITVLVAVICVILLFWFLNRTRTGKSMRAYSDNEDLALLSGINPERVVMITWLIVAGLATIAGVLYGLDKSFKPFTYFQLLLPIFASAIVGGLGNPLGAIAGGFVIAFSEVTVTYAWKKVLTYLMPENLEPSGLVQLLSTDYKLAVSFLILLIVLLFKPTGLFKGKSV, from the coding sequence TTGGACCTTCTCAACGCCATCATCGCCCTTCTGAATTTCGTGATCGTCCCCGGCATGGCCTATGGCGCGCAGCTTGCGCTCGGGGCGCTCGGGGTCACGCTGATCTATGGCATCCTGCGGTTTTCGAACTTTGCCCATGGCGACACGATGGCGTTCGGGGCCATGGTCACCGTGCTGTTTACATGGCTGTTTCAAAACTGGGGCCTTTCACTGGGGCCGCTGCCAACCGCTCTGCTCGCCCTGCCCTTCGGCATCTTGGCCTGCATGGGTTTGCTGCTGCTCACCGACCGCATGGTCTATCGCTTTTACCGCGAACAAAAGGCCAAGCCGGTGATCCTCGTGATTGTCAGCCTTGGCGTCACCTTCATCCTCAATGGCATCGTGCGTTTCATCATCGGGCCGGACGATCAGCGCTTTACCGATGGGGAACGCTTCATCATCTCGGCGCGCACATTCCGTGAGATGACGGGCCTGCGCGAGGGGCTGGCGATCAAGACGACACAAGGTATTACCGTGCTCGTCGCCGTCATCTGCGTGATCCTGCTGTTCTGGTTTCTCAACCGCACGCGCACAGGCAAATCCATGCGCGCCTATTCCGACAACGAAGACCTCGCCTTGCTGTCCGGGATCAACCCCGAACGTGTCGTAATGATTACCTGGCTGATCGTCGCGGGCCTCGCCACCATCGCGGGCGTGCTTTACGGGCTGGATAAGTCGTTCAAACCCTTCACCTATTTCCAACTGCTTCTGCCGATCTTCGCCTCCGCCATTGTGGGCGGCCTCGGCAATCCGCTTGGGGCAATTGCGGGCGGGTTCGTCATTGCCTTTTCCGAAGTGACCGTGACCTACGCGTGGAAAAAAGTGCTGACGTACCTCATGCCCGAAAACCTTGAACCCAGCGGCCTCGTGCAGCTTTTGTCGACCGATTACAAACTGGCGGTGAGCTTTCTGATCCTGCTGATCGTGCTGTTGTTCAAGCCGACCGGATTGTTCAAAGGGAAATCCGTATGA